CCAGCATCGCCAGTAACTTTGGTGTCAAAACGTTCTGGAAGCATTGGTAAATTGTTCAAATCCCAACTTTTCCAGTGAGGTTTGTAATCTTTAGGTTCTAAAAGCGTGCATAAATGACCAAAAGTATAAGTAACAGCATAACCATTGCCTTCGTAAAAACCATCACGTTTTGTGTTGGCTCCTAGAATGTTAGCGATTTCTCTTGCTACACTTGGTTTTTCTGCAATACAGACTTTCATTGATTATTTTTGTGAGGTCGAAAATAAGGAAATAATTAAATACAAATTTTAATTGTTGATATTTTCTTGAACTTCTTTAAATGTCAAACCATTTTTGGTAATCCACTCTGTAAACCCATTTGAATTTCTACCCAAAACCATATTAGAGGCTGCACTAGGGCTGTTAAAAACTGTATCTTCTGTAAAAATTAACTTATCTAGGTTTTCTTTCATTATACCAGTTTCAACTAATTTTCGTCTCATATTTCTATAAGTGTCAGTACAAGAATTTGATAAACTTTTTTTAGCTTCACTTCCTTTAGAAATTATATAACCTTGATCAGTTTCTTGCATTGTTGCTTTGAAAGTTTTTGTTTTTATTAAATAAGTTTCGTGAATTGATATTTTATCAGAAATATTATTTTTATCACTTTCTTTTATTGTTGATGAAATTAAAAATTTGAAGCCCATTACAGGTAAAATTAACTTTATCTGTTCTAGAAAATATTCCATATCAGATATATCTGCTTCATGCAAGGTTGGAAGACTAGGAGAATTTCCATTATCAATTTGAGCAGTTTTAGCATCAATTGCAATTTGTACTAATCTAGATTCTAAATATCTTATTTGTGTTTTTGTTAATAACTCATCTTTACTTACAAAGAATATTAATTCCTTAAAATCTTTATTTGGGTCGCTAAGATGTTGTTTTAATCTAACTTTTATGTTTTCTGCTTCACCTATATAAATTTTTTCGTCAAAAGCTTCATCAGTAGGATCACCTTTTAAACAATAAACACCAGGATTATCAAATTCATTTCTATTAATTATTTTATTAATTGATGATCGAGGACTATAAATAGCTTTACCTACCCAATTCCCAATTTCACTCAATCTAGGACCATAAGCAGTCCCATCAATCATGTAGACAGTCAATTTTTTTCCCATTACAATTTAATTATTTTGAAAAGTTTTAATCTAACAAAAATTTTTTTCTTTCATTTTTAAAGATAATCAATTTAATGCTTTAAATGATATTTTACTTCATCAAAGCCAATTGAATTCTCTTCCTCACAACATCAACCTTTAAAACTTTTACAATAATTTGTTGTTGTAAATTAACGATTGCATTTATATCTTTTACAAAAGTTTCTGATAAATTAGAAACGTGAATTAAGCCACTTTCTTTGATGCCAATATCTACAAAACAGCCAAAATTAGTAATGTTATTTACTATTCCTGGTAAAAGTTGTCCTGTTCTTAAATCAGCAATTGATTTGATATTTTCATCAAAAGAAAACGCTTTTGCTTTGGCTCTTGGATCTAAACCTGGTTTTTCTAATTCTTTTACAATGTCCTGTAATGTTGGCAAACCAATGTTTTCAGAAATATAATTTTTTAAGTTTATTTTTTGGAGAATTTCTTTATTTCCAATCAAATTAGAAACATTTTTCTTTACATCTTTGGCAATTTTATCAACCAAAAAATAGCTTTCTGGATGTACAGCAGAATCATCTAAAGGATTTTTTCCGTTCTTGATTCTTAAAAAACCTGCAGCTTGTTCAAAAGCTTTTCCTCCTAATCTTGGTACTTTTTTAATTTCTTTTCTTGATGAAAAAGAGCCATTTTCATTTCTATAATTTACAATATTTTCCGCCAATTTTGGTCCAATACCAGAAACGTAACTCAACAAAGATTCACTTGCAGTATTAATGTTTACACCAACAGTATTTACACAACTTTCTACAGTTGTATCTAAAGATTTTTTCAATTTTGTTTGATCAACATCATGCTGATATTGCCCAACTCCAATCGATTTTGCATCAATCTTTACCAATTCAGCTAAAGGGTCTTGCAATCTTCGTCCAATAGAAACAGAACCACGAACTGTAACATCGTAATTTGGGAATTCGTCTCTTGCAATTTTTGATGCAGAATAAATAGAGGCTCCAGCTTCACTCACCACAAAAACATCAATTTTATCTTTAAAAATAATTTTTTTAACTAAATCTTCTGTTTCTCTGGAAGCTGTTCCATTTCCGATTGCAATTGCATCAATTTTATAAGTTTCAGCTAAAGAACCTAATTTTTTTTTGGCTTCATTAGCTTGATTTTGTGGTTGATGAGGATAAATATTTTCATTGTGTAGTAAATCTCCTTGTTCATTTAAACAAACCACTTTACAGCCAGATTTAAAACCAGGATCGATTGCCAAAATACGTTTTTCACCTAAAGGCGAACCTAATAACAACTGTTTTAGGTTTTTTGTGAAGACATTTATAGCATCTTCATCTGCTTTTTCTTTCGCAATTGATAAAGCTTCATTTGATAGAGAAGGAAATAACAAACGTTTATAAGCATCTTGAATTGCCAACTCAATTTGTGCTGTACAATTGTTTTGAGACTTGATAATTCTATTCTCAATTCTTTGTAACAATCTTTCTGAATCAACTTCAATCTTAACTCGAATAAAACCTTCGTTTTCTGCTCTTAAAATTGCTAGTAATCTATGTGAAGGAATATTTTTTAAACTTTCACTCCAATCAAAATAATCTTTAAATTTTTGTGCGTTTTCTTCATCAATTTTACTCTTAATTATTTTTGATGAAATTGTGGCAAAACGTTCTAATTCTCTTCTGATATTGTTTCTAATATCTGTCCTTTCATTAATCCATTCTGCAATTATAAAACGTGCGCCTTCCAAAGCATCATCAATATTTGTTACTTCTTTTGATGTATATTTTGAGGCAGTTTGTTGTAAGTTATTTACATTTTGGCTTAATATCATCTTTGCCAAAGGTTCTAAACCTTGCAAACGAGCAGTTTCTGATTTGGTTTTTCGTTTTTTCTTGTAAGGCAAATACAAATCTTCTAAAGAGATTAAATCTTTAGAATTTTTAACTTGATTCTCTAATTCACTTGTTAAAACATTTTGTTCTTCTAACACTTTTAAAATTGTCGATTTTCGTTTTTCTAAAGCGTCAAAAAGTTCTTTGAATTTTACAATTTCGCCAATTTGCACTTCATCTAAATTCCCTGTCATTTCCTTTCTATATCTACTGATAAAAGGAATGGTTGCATCTTCATTTAACAGAGAAATAGTATTTTCTACAGATTTTGATGAAAGTTGTGTTTGTTGAATTATATATTGAAGTAGTTGCATTTTGTGTCTAAATTTTATCAGAAAAAAACCTCATAAAATGAATTTATGAGGTTACAAATATAGTTTTAATTTAAACTTTAAATTTAATTCTTAATCCACTTTTTAGAGTAAATATTGCCAAATTCATCTTCAACTTTTAAAATATACATACCTGAATTTAGTTTCGAAACATCAATAGAATTAAAAGAAGTAGTTGCAATTTTTTTTCCTAATAAATTGTAAACTATTCCAGATTTTATTGGTTTGTTTGATTTGATATACAACATAGAATTTACTGGATTTGGATAAATTGTGAAACCTAATTGTCCATCAAAACTTAAGGTATCAAAATTATCTGTACTTAAAACAGCACTTAAATTTGTTACTAATAATTCTTCACCTTTATCATTGAAACTACCTGTAAAATAAAAATCGTTTTCAATAAAAGTGCTTAAAGCAGCCAAACCTCCTGGTAAATTTTCATAATTAACATCAAAACTGTTTGTAGATAAAACAGGGGTTAATGTGCCAGAATTTTCCACAAAATACATTCTATAAATAAAATCAGAGTTTCCAAAATGTTTTGTGTTTATAAACATTTTTTCTCCTTTTGCAACATAATCAAAATATTGATCTATACTACTTGTGCCAGTTTCAGAATCTTTAGAATATAGTTTTTCTGGAGCTGTTGTGTTGCTTAAACGCCATAATTCTGTTTGCGAAGAAGCATTTCTGATAGCAAAGTATAAATAACTATTATGAGCAAAAAAATTGGTTGAGTTTATACCTCGTGAACCAGGCACAATGTCTGCAACAATAGCAATACTATCATCTTTTTCTAAAGCCCACATTTCATCGCCTGTAACTCCACTTTCTGTCTTGTTAAAATATACTTTGTCTTTTACAGGGTAAAATGTTGTATTTCCTGTATTTGGAATTCCAATAACACCATCTGTAGCAGTATCTGTTCTTTGTAATTCTGTTTTATTAGTTCTATTATTTCTTCCATAGAAATACAATTCGTTATTAAAAGAGAAATACGTAAATGCGTTTATAGTTCCGTTTCTAATTACATTGCTTATTTGCGTTGCTTTTTGGGTTCCAGCAATAGTTCCGTTTGTTTTCCACATTGTATAACTTGTATTGTTAATGCTAGAACCTCCAACATAAAAATATAGTTCGTTGTTTACTTCTACAAAAAGTGGTCTTGCATCTAGTGATTCTTGATAACTTGAGTTTGATCCAGGAAGAATATCTTTTAACATTATTGTGCCTTCTTCTGTACCATCAGATTTCCAAGGTTCCATGCCATTTGTGCCGTTATTTGCATAAAAATAGAGTTGATTGTTAAAAATTTTAAACTCTCCAACTCTTACATAGGCTCTTCCATCATTTAAAAAAGTATCACCATTTGGATTGATGTCTTTTACAATTTTAGTGCCTGCTTCTGTGCCATCTGTAATCCAAAGTTCGTATCCTTTTTCTGTGGTATAAGCTTTAAAAAAGATTTTATCGTTTATTAAATAAAAATCGAAAGGATTACTAGATTGAAATCCTGGATGAATGTCTTTAACCAAAGTTGTAGTTGTGCCATCAAAAACAAACAATTCTCTACCATGGATGTTATCATCTGCAGCAAAATAAATTTTACCATTTAATTCTGTTTGAAATTTTGGTTCTGAATCTAAATTACCTGTTTTATTGATGTCTTTTAATAATTTTGTACCTGTATTTGTGCCATCAGAAATCCAAAGCTCTCCAATATCATAAGCCCCAATGGTTCCAGTAAATATTAATTTTTCTCCTAAAGTATACATATTAAAAGTTGGTGTTTGTCCATCTGGCCAAAAAGGATCTAAAGCATAAGTGCCAGTATTTGTACCATTGGTAACCCAAACTCTATCTCCTTGATTTTTATAATTAGATACAAAATAGGTTTTAGTTGTTGTGCTTGCAGCATATTGTCTTACAGAAGTTATATCTGGTGTTGTTAACCTTGTTGTAGTTGTTGTTGTATCGTCAAAAATATGAATACCTCTTTGTAATATTAGTAGTAAATCATTTCCTCTATTCACAATTACTTGTATGCCTCCATCACCATTTACGTTACTTAATACTAATTTTGTGCCAGCTTCTGTGCCATCTGTTTCCCAAAGTTCGTGCGTAAATGCAAAATAAACTTTGTTGTTAAAAGAGGTTATGCCTAAAATTTTAGAAGAAGGTGTTCCTGTAAATGTTTCCAATTTTAAAGTTCCAACATCTGTGCCATCTGTTGCCCATAACTCTTTGTCACCATTTAAAAACAAAAATTTATCTGAAGCTTTGTAAAAATTAGATGGTTTTGCACTTACAGTTTGAAACGTATTTACACCCACTTCTTTTAAGAAATAGGTTCCAGCAGCTGTACCATCAGAAATATAAGGTTCCAAACCTAACGTTTTAGTGTTGATATAAGCTACAAATCGATTATCATCTAATTTTGATAATCCATTTCCGTTAAAAGTGCCATTTGTACTTGCAAATTCATTTCTAGGAAAAGAGATTAATAATTCTGTAGTATTTCCATCAGTTTTAAATAAACCGCTAAAATCTGCGTCTACATATTCTAAATAATAGACAAAATCTTTAAACACACCTACAACAGGGTTATTGTATCCTAAATTTTCTTTTATTTTTGTTGAATTCGCTTCTGTTCCATCAGTTTTCCAAAGATCTCTACCTTCTAGAAAATATATAAAATTATCTGTTGCAAAATATCCTTTATCTGGAAGATTATCTATTTGAATAGTGCCACTTTCTGTTCCATCAGTTTTCCAAAGTTTTCTTACTGAATCGTTATTAGAAAACTCATCTCCAAGTTCAGCAGAAAAGAATAATTGATTTTTGAATTTAAAGAAATTTTGTAAAGAGCTTCCAACAGTTCCCTGATTTACATCACTTGCCACTTGAATTTGAGCACTAAATGAAAAGCTAAAGATGCAAAACGTAAAAAGTAGTATTTTTTTCATAAAATTGAATTTTAAAGTTATTCAAAATTATGATGGTAGTTTATTGCGATCAATACGTCAAATGACGTATTTTAAGAAATCACTTTCTCAAAAGCCAATCTTTTTGCATTGTAATTAGTATAAATAATTCCACAGTATTTATAACCCAATTTTTTGATTAAAGATTGCATACCAATATTTTCTTCATGGGTATCAATCTTTAAACTTTTGATATTTTTTTCTTCCAATTGTAAATGAAATTCGTGAAATAGAAAAGTTGCCAAACCAAATTGTCTGAATTCTTTTTTAATGGCCAATCTATGAATTACACCATACACTTCATCTTCTGAAACGAGCCATTTTCCTTCAATAATTTTATAAGTAGGCTCTTTTCTTAAGGTGAACATAGATGTTGCCATAATTTGATTTTCTTTATTGACAACCACATAACTTTCGCCTTTGTTAATGTCATTTTCAATTTGTACAGCATTTGGATAGCCATTTTGCCATTGATCGATATTTTGAGAAGCTAAATACGCTTTTGCATCATCAATAATGGACATAATATTTGGAATATCATCAAAAGTAGAAAGTCTTATTTTCATCAAAAAAGTATTAGAAAACTTAAATTAAATTTAGGAATTAGAAAATTAGGTTTCGACTGCGCTCAACCTGACAGCTTTAAACTAAAATAAATTATGATTATATCATTTTAAAATCTAACAATAATTCACCCTCAATTGAACATTGTAAATGATCGCCTTTAAAAACTTCTCCTTTTCCCAAAGCAGGAGTTCCAGTAAAAATTAAGTCTCCAGGTTGCAAAGTCATATAATTGGAAATAAATACGATAATATCAGCAAAATCGTTAATCATATAAGCTGTATTACTTTTTTGTTTTTCTTCGCCATTAATTTTTAAATCGAAATTAATATCATCTAAATTATAATTAGAAACAGGTTTAAAGCTAGAAATTGGAGCAGCACCATCAAAACCTTTGGCAAAATCCCAAGGATGTTTGGTTTCTCTAGCATCATTTAAAAGATCTGTTGCAGTATAATCAATACCAACAGCAATTTCAGAAATGTAAGAATTTGCAGTTTCTTTGGTAATATTTTTTCCTTCTTTTCCTATTTTGATAACTAGCTCAATTTCGTAAATTAATTCGTTGGTAATATTACTTGGATACAGAACATCACAATTAACAGCTAAACTACTTTCGGGTTTAGAAAAAATAAATTTCTTAGCTTTCCTTTTCTCTTCAAGTTCCTTTAAATCTGATACGTAATTACTACCAATTCCTAATATTTTCATTGTATTTTAAATTTAATTTATAAAGTAAAAAGCCATAAATTATCAATTTTAAAGTTGATGAATTCATGGCTAAAATAATTTATTTTTAGAATTTTTATGCTGTAACTGCTTCTTTTTTCTTGTTTGATGAAAATTCCACAATTTCTTGATTGTGTAAAATATCTTTAATCGTTTGTCTTTTTCTGATTAAATAATCTTTACCATCAACTATCATAACTTCTGCTGGTAAATATCTTGAATTATAATTAGAAGCCATAGAAAAACAATACGCTCCTGCATTATGAAAACACAACACATCTTCTTCTGAAATTTCTGAAATTCTTCTGTTAGATGCAAACGTATCTGTTTCACAAATATAACCTACCACAGAATAATAACGATCTCTTCCAGTTGGATTCGAAATATTTGTAATATGATGATGAGAGTTGTACATCATTGGTCTTACTAAATGATTAAAACCAGAATCTACATGTGCAAAAACAGTAGAAGTAGTTTGTTTTACAACATTTACTTTTGCTAAAAATACACCAGCTTCAGAAACTAAAAACTTTCCAGGTTCAAACATTAAAGTGATGTCTTTACCATATTCAACACAAAATTCGTTGAATCTTTCTGACAATTGTACTCCTAATTGCTCAATATCTGTAGAAATATCACCTTCTTTATAAGGTACTTTAAAACCACTTCCAAAATCGATAAAATCGATATTATCAAATTGTTTAGCAACATCAAACAAGATTTCTGTTGCACGTAAAAAAGTATCAATATCTAAAATATCAGAACCTGTGTGCATATGAATTCCATTGATATTCATTTTTGTATTTTCTACAACTCTTTTAATATGAGGAACTTGGTGTATGGATATTCCAAATTTAGAATCGATATGCCCAACAGAAATTTTAGAATTTCCACCAGCCATAATATGTGGGTTTATACGTACACAAACAGGGATTTCTGGATGCTTTTGTCCAAAAGATTCTAGAATAGAAAGATTATCAATATTAATTTGAACCCCTAATTTGGCAACTTCTTCAATTTCTTTTAAAGAAACGCCATTTGGTGTGTAAATTATTTTCTTCGGATCAATTCCTGTTGTTAAACCCAACTGAACTTCTTGATAAGAAACAGTATCTAAACCAGCACCTAAATTTTTAAAGAATTTTAAAATATTGATGTTAGAAAGTGCTTTTACAGCATAATTCAATTTTAAGTTTTTAACATTGCTAAAAGCATTTGTTAATCTGTTATATTGAGATTCAATTTTATCTGTATCATATACATATAAAGGGCTTCCGTATTTATTTGCTAATTCTAAAAGTTGTGTATTTTCCACGATTATTTTAATTTTATTACTGGCTTCAAAAATAGTTATTTTGTTGAATAAACAATGATTTGTTTAAAAATACAACATATTGTTTTTTTTTGTGATTTTTCATCATTTTTAATGATGAAATGCTGAACTTGATTCAGTATCTTTTGCTAAAATTTTCGTTGAAATCCTGTTGATAACTAATTAAAATTCCTGTTTTATTTATCTGTTGATAATACTATATTGTCGAGTACTTTAAACCTAACCACAGTAAGGATTTTTATGAGTGAAGAAACAAAATATACAGAAGATAATATTAGATCATTAGACTGGAAAGAGCATATTAGAATGCGACCAGGAATGTATATTGGTAAATTAGGAGATGGCTCTTCTGCAGACGATGGAATTTACATTCTAGTAAAAGAAGTGTTAGATAATTCCATTGATGAATATGTAATGGGTGCAGGAAAAACCATTGAAATTTCTATTCATGGAAGCAAAGTTACAGTTAGAGATTATGGACGTGGAATTCCGTTAGGAAAAGTTGTTGACGTAGTTTCCAAGATGAATACTGGTGGAAAATACGACTCAAAAGCGTTTAAAAAGTCAGTGGGTTTAAATGGTGTGGGTACAAAAGCAGTAAATGCACTATCGTCTTATTTTAGAGTAGAATCTTCACGTGAAGGAAAATCTGCCTCTGCTGAATTTAGCCAAGGAAATTTAGAAAATCAAGAATTTTTAGAAGAAACTTCTCGTAGAAAAGGAACTAAAGTTTCTTTTATTCCTGATGAAGAAATTTTTAAGAAGTACAAATACAGAAACGAATATGTAGCAAAAATGCTAAAATATTATGTGTATTTGAATCCTGGATTAACCATTATTTTTAATGGCGAAAAATTCTTTTCTGAAAATGGATTAAAAGATTTATTAGAAGATAATAACAATCAAGAAGATTTATTATACCCAATTATTCATTTAAAAGGCGATGATATTGAAATTGCAATTACACACAGTAAAACACAATATTCAGAGGAATATCACTCTTTTGTAAATGGTCAATATACAACGCAAGGAGGAACGCATCAATCTGCATTTAGAGAAGCTATTGTAAAAACCATTCGTGATTTTTACGGAAAAAGTTTTGAGGCTTCAGATGTTCGTAAGTCTATAATTTCCGCAATTGCTATCAAAGTAATGGAACCCGTTTTTGAAAGTCAGACAAAAACGAAATTAGGTTCTACAGAAATGGGAGGTGATTTGCCAACTGTACGAACGTACATTAACGATTTTGTAAAAACAAAATTGGATAATTTCTTACACAGAAATACAGAAATCGCAGACAAACTTCAAAAGAAAATTGTTCAAGCAGAAAAAGAGCGTAAAGAACTTTCTGGAATTCGAAAATTAGCAAGAGATAGAGCTAAAAAAGCAAGTTTACACAATAAAAAATTACGTGATTGCAGAATTCATTTAGGAGACACTAAAAAAGAAGCGTATTTAGAATCTACTTTATTTATAACAGAGGGAGATTCTGCTTCTGGATCAATCACAAAATCACGAAATGTAAACACACAAGCCGTTTTTAGTTTAAAAGGAAAACCTTTAAATTCTTATGGATTGAGTAAAAAAATTGTGTATGAAAATGAGGAGTTTAATTTATTGCAAGCTGCTTTAAATATTGAAGATGGTTTAGAGGATTTGCGTTATAATAACATTGTAATTGCAACAGATGCAGATGTAGATGGAATGCACATCAGATTACTGTTGATTACATTTTTCTTGCAATTTTTCCCAGAATTGATCAAAGAAGGACATTTATTTATTTTAGAAACGCCTTTGTTTAGGGTTAGAAATAAGAAGCAAACTTTTTACTGTTATTCTGAAGAAGAGAAAAAAGAAGCTATAGAAAAGTTAAGAGGAAAACCAGAAATAACTCGATTTAAAGGTTTGGGTGAAATTTCACCAAACGAATTTGTTCATTTTATTGGTGATGACATTCGTTTAGATCCTGTAATGTTAGATAAAGAAATGTCGATTGAACAAATGTTGCAATTTTATATGGGTAAGAATACTCCTGATAGACAGAAGTTTATCATCAATAACTTAAAGGTTGAGTTGGATACTGTTGAGGATATCCTATCTTAAATTCCTATCCTAAATCCTTTCCATTTCGTCTGCGCTCAATGCAGGCTTCAGAAAGGACTTTTAGCAAGTTTGTGGAATTGGAGGTGCCAAATTGACTCTTCCAAATCTCATAAAGACCTCAAAGGTTTTTAAAACCTGTGAGGTCTGGAATACGAAAATCTTGAGGTCCCAAATTGCGACCTCAAGATTCAAATAAAAGTTTAAGGTGTCAAATTGGCTTCTTAAAAATAAAAATAAAATTGGAGGTCGCAAATTGCGACCTCCAATTTAAAAAAACAATTTGAGGAGCCAATTTGGCACCTCAAGATTATAAAAAATGAAAGAAGAAGAGAAAAGTATAATTCCGGATGAAATAATATCTAATAAAATCTATTTGATTCGCAATCAAAAGGTAATGTTAGATAGAGATTTAGCGGAATTATATAGAGTTGAAACAAAAGTCTTAAAACAAGCAGTTAAAAGAAATATAAATCGTTTTCCAGAAGATTTTATGTTTGAATTAACGAAAAATGAGTTTGAAAACTTGAGGTCACAAATTGTGACCTCAAGTTGGGGAGGTACAAGATATTTACCTTCAGTTTTTACAGAACAAGGAGTTGCAATGTTATCAAGTGTTTTGAATAGTGACAGAGCAATTGCTGTAAATATTAAAATTATTAGAATATTTACTAAAATGCGCGATTTATTAAGTGATAATTTGAGTTTACGATTAGAAATTGAAGACATTAAAAAGAAAGTAAACAATCACGATAAAAATATTGAGTTGGTTTTTTCTTATTTGGATGAATTAATCGAGAAAAAAGAAAATCCAGAAGAGAGAAATAAAATTGGGTATTAAATCCTATCCTAAATCCTTTCCATTTCGTCTGCACTCAATGCAGGCTCCAGAAAGGACTTTTAATAAGGTTGTGAAAAAATATACTAAAATTGGGTTTGATATCAGACCTGACAGGTTTTTAAAACCTTTCAGGTCTTGCAAAACTTGATATTACAGTTTTATAGATTTAAATATCAATTAATACAATCTAAAAATAATTAGATTCATAAATAATTATAATTTAGACAAATAGTTAGCA
The DNA window shown above is from Polaribacter sp. Hel_I_88 and carries:
- a CDS encoding ORF6N domain-containing protein, with the translated sequence MKEEEKSIIPDEIISNKIYLIRNQKVMLDRDLAELYRVETKVLKQAVKRNINRFPEDFMFELTKNEFENLRSQIVTSSWGGTRYLPSVFTEQGVAMLSSVLNSDRAIAVNIKIIRIFTKMRDLLSDNLSLRLEIEDIKKKVNNHDKNIELVFSYLDELIEKKENPEERNKIGY